A window from Zingiber officinale cultivar Zhangliang chromosome 7A, Zo_v1.1, whole genome shotgun sequence encodes these proteins:
- the LOC121999703 gene encoding uncharacterized protein LOC121999703, with protein MEERRNTSGLTNRPRADQGRPNMQQQGCAREQGEAREEENKGNAAIRDIGMIYGGPTNGDSGRARMSVGWRSMLFGPQDLEGLELPHDDALIIKVVITNSRVGRVFVDTGSSVNVLFRSAFEEMQIDVSELQPVTTSLYGFTGNEVKPMGQIKLAISLGVSC; from the exons ATGGAAGAGCGGCGCAACACCTCAGGACTGACAAACAGACCCCGAGCAGATCAGGGAAGACCTAACATGCAGCAACAAGGGTGCGCCAGGGAACAAGGAGaagctcgggaggaagagaacaaaGGCAATGCAGCCATCAGGGACATAGGCATGATCTATGGAGGGCCTACTAATGGAGATTCAGGCAGGGCACGTATGAGCGTCGGTTGGAGATCCATGCT CTTTGGACCGCAAGACTTGGAGGGGCTGGAGctgcctcatgatgatgccctcatcatcaaagtcgtgatcaccAACAGCCGCGTGGGCAGGGTCTTCGTTGACACCGGGAGCTCTGTCAACGTATTGTTTAGGTCTGCTTTCGAAGAAATGCAGATCGACGTCAGCGAGCTTCAGCCGGTGACTACTTCTTTATATGGTTTTACTGGCAACGAAGTAAAACCCATGGGACAGATCAAGTTGGCCATATCCTTGGGAGTGAGTTGTTAG